A window of the Fusarium poae strain DAOMC 252244 chromosome 3, whole genome shotgun sequence genome harbors these coding sequences:
- a CDS encoding hypothetical protein (MEROPS:MER0021865~BUSCO:16988at5125), which translates to MRRYASSQDPTHWIPSSYSSFPSPGNISNLSPKEPRGIIFRTSPLQSFEMDSRIAMRPTRPQTVKELVAQAENFDFNINIPFKHWIRAAETLYQEASFAVSDGDFGRAYMMLYRHSLLILKYLPSHPKFKEPEHKKAYMVLSKRIQRVIQDLEQLKPEIENAVKEWERMALSPKTANEAPAPSSRYEQFAARDPTLSGNARILDASDHQDLAVDLAQRELTRRDTARRATRHSGITDEDIMSRRRGGNWDQWDGVRIGDDEDLRRQMEATRHALDSAHERRNDDDFRPKSHTYNYPSISRPRPLEYERSTTPTASSIQPSRPPKEPVALPPKEPLHPTLSQPPPPSLPQKVPLSGYAPLIPSPSPQTTGDRPEVPRKEALSPTGDVGPPAIPQKERLTFKPGAYLENGDPIRSLFLPKNLRQKFLDIAADNTRRGLEMCGMLCGTPINNALFVRCLLIPDQKCTSDTCETENEEVMFDYCMNEDLLLLGWIHTHPTQTCFMSSRDLHTHAGYQVMMPESVAIVCAPKFQPSYGIFRLTHPPGLDHILNCKHQDTFHQHSIDNIYRGAGQPTGHVYESDKLDFYVHDLRTK; encoded by the exons ATGAGGCGCTACGCGTCGTCACAGGACCCGACTCATTGGATTCCATCTTCATACTCGAGTTTCCCATCTCCAGGCAACATCTCAAATTTGTCGCCTAAAGAGCCACGCGGCA TCATCTTCCGAACATCACCTCTACAATCTTTCGAGATGGACTCCAGAATAGCGATGCGGCCAACTCGGCCGCAAACCGTCAAAGAGCTCGTAGCCCAAGCCGAGAATTTCGACTTCAATATAAACATTCCTTTTAAGCACTGGATACGTGCAGCCGAAACGCTATACCAAGAG GCTTCTTTTGCGGTTTCAGATGGCGACTTCGGCCGAGCTTACATGATGCTATATCGACACTCACTCCTCATCCTCAAATACCTTCCGTCACATCCGAAGTTCAAAGAACCTGAGCACAAGAAGGCTTATATGGTGCTGTCGAAGCGAATCCAGCGCGTTattcaagatcttgaacaactCAAACCTGAAATCGAAAATGCTGTCAAAGAGTGGGAACGAATGGCACTTTCACCAAAGACGGCCAACGAAGCACCGGCCCCTTCGTCGCGATACGAACAATTCGCAGCTCGCGATCCGACATTGTCTGGCAATGCTAGGATTCTAGATGCTTCTGACCATCAAGACTTGGCGGTTGATTTGGCACAGAGAGAATTGACGCGGAGAGATACAGCGAGGAGAGCGACGAGGCATTCTGGGATTACTGACGAGGATATCATGTCGAGGAGAAGAGGGGGTAACTGGGATCAATGGGATGGCGTACGAATCGGAGACGATGAGGATCTACGGCGGCAGATGGAGGCGACTAGGCATGCCCTCGACTCGGCGCATGAGAGACGCAACGACGATGATTTCCGACCGAAGTCGCATACTTACAACTACCCATCTATCTCAAGGCCTCGACCACTCGAGTACGAGAGAAGTACAACACCGACCGCTTCATCAATACAGCCAAGCCGACCGCCCAAGGAACCTGTCGCTCTACCACCGAAAGAACCCTTACACCCGACTCTGTCACAACCGCCACCCCCAAGCCTTCCACAAAAGGTGCCTCTATCAGGATATGCACCCCTTATACCATCTCCATCACCTCAAACTACTGGTGACCGACCTGAAGTTCCTCGCAAAGAGGCGCTCAGCCCAACCGGAGACGTTGGCCCACCAGCAATTCCCCAAAAAGAACGTCTCACATTTAAACCAGGCGCATACCTTGAGAACGGCGATCCAATACGATCTCTGTTCCTACCGAAAAATCTCCGACAGAAGTTCCTCGATATCGCTGCTGATAACACACGTCGGGGACTTGAGATGTGTGGCATGTTGTGTGGAACGCCTATCAACAATGCGCTGTTTGTGAGGTGTCTCTTGATCCCCGATCAAAAGTGCACGTCGGATACGTGTGAGACAGAGAATGAAGAGGTCATGTTTGACTATTGCATGAACGAGGATTTGCTTCTTTTGGGGTGGATTCATACCCACCCAACTCAGACCTGTTTCATGAGTTCTCGAGATCTCCATACTCATGCTGGATACCAGGTTATGATGCCTGAGAGCGTGGCTATTGTGTGCGCGCCAAAGTTCCAACCTTC GTATGGAATCTTTCGCCTAACTCATCCGCCAGGACTGGATCACATCCTGAACTGTAAACATCAGGATACATTCCACCAGCACTCAATTGACAATATCTATCGTGGTGCGGGTCAACCTACGGGCCATGTCTATGAAAGCGATAAGTTGGACTTTTATGTACACGACCTGCGGACTAAATAG
- a CDS encoding hypothetical protein (BUSCO:58436at5125), with amino-acid sequence MSDPQAQLQALSEDFQKLQGELQSAVESRQKLEGQKQENVGVKQEFERLQEGETIYKLSGPVLLKQDKFEAENTVKGRLDYIDSEINRQEDTIKETQAKLERKRTEIIQLQQSAQAAAQGKGKEASK; translated from the exons ATGTCGGATCCTCAAGCCCAACTCCAGGCCCTGTCTGAGGATTTCCAGAAGCTTCAAGGCG AACTCCAGAGCGCAGTTGAGTCGCGACAAAAGCTCGAGGGTCAGAAGCAGGAGAATGTTGGTGTGAAACAG GAGTTTGAGCGTCTACAAGAGGGCGAGACTATCTACAAGCTTTCTGGTCCCGTACTGCTCAAGCAGGACAAGTTTGAGGCCGAGAACACAGTCAAGGGCCGTCTAGACTACATTGATAGTGAAAT CAACCGACAAGAAGACACAATCAAGGAAACCCAAGCGAAGCTCGAGAGGAAAAGGACAGAGATTATTCAGCTTCAGCAAAGCGCACAAGCAGCTGCTCAAGGCAAGGGCAAGGAAGCATCCAAGTGA
- a CDS encoding hypothetical protein (BUSCO:24925at5125), which produces MSTNFRDRAIAEVQKAITADHNKEYQKAFDLYMSSMELWVKALKWEKNKALKVTMQEKMATYLDRAEKLKQFLSSENDASANGNGKAAMGANGASTSKGKPAAGEDDDNKKLRNALSGAILQERPNVRWEDIAGLEGAKETLKEAVVLPIKFPSLFQGKRQAWKGILLYGPPGTGKSYLAKAVATEANSTFFSISSSDLVSKWMGESERLVKALFSMARENKPSVIFIDEIDALCGPRGEGESEASRRIKTEILVQMDGVGNDSKGILVLGATNIPWQLDAAIRRRFQRRVHIGLPDVNGRARMFKLAIGDTDTALVASDYNILASKSDGMSGSDIANVVQSALMRPVRKILQATHFKAVMKDGKRMLTPCSPGDPEKIEMTYDDVSSEELLAPDVQLKDFEMALDDSHPTVSKDDIARQIEWTNEFGSEGA; this is translated from the exons ATGTCGACCAACTTTCGCGACCGCGCCATCGCAGAGGTGCAAAAGGCCATCACAGCCGACCACAACAAGGAGTACCAAAAGGCTTTTGACCTCTACATGTCCTCCATGGAACTCTGGGTCAAGGCGCTCAAGTGGGAGAAGAACAAAGCTCTCAAAGTCACCATGCAGGAGAAGATGGCCACCTACCTCGACCGCGCAGAGAAGCTCAAGCAGTTCCTCTCCAGCGAGAACGATGCCAGCGCAAATGGAAACGGAAAGGCTGCTATGGGCGCTAATGGTGCTTCCACTAGCAAAGGCAAGCCTGCAGCGGGTGAGGATGACGATAACAAAAAGTTGCGCAACGCATTGTCGGGTGCTATTCTTCAAGAGAGACCCAACGTGCGGTGGGAGGATATCGCTGGTCTTGAGGGTGCCAAGGAGACATTAAAGGAGGCTGTTGTGCTGCCCATCAAGTTCCCCAGTCTGTTCCAGGGTAAGCGACAGGCATGGAAAGGTATCCTGCTGTACGGTCCTCCAGGTACAGGTAAAAGTTACCTCGCCAAGGCTGTTGCGACAGAAGCAAACAGTACCTTTTTCAGTATCAGCAGTTCCGATCTGGTCAGCAAATGGATGGGTGAGAGTGAAAG GTTGGTCAAGGCCCTCTTTTCCATGGCGCGCGAAAATAAGCCTTCGGTTATCTTCATCGATGAGATCGATGCCCTGTGCGGTCCCCGTGGTGAAGGCGAGTCCGAGGCTTCACGTCGTATAAAGACTGAGATCCTGGTTCAAATGGACGGTGTGGGCAACGACAGCAAGGGTATTTTAGTTCTGGGAGCTACCAATATTCCCTGGCAACTCGATGCTGCTATTCGACGACGTTTCCAGCGCCGTGTGCATATTGGTCTTCCCGATGTAAATGGTCGCGCACGCATGTTTAAGCTTGCCATTGGCGACACCGATACTGCTCTCGTGGCGAGTGATTACAACATTCTCGCTTCCAAATCGGACGGAATGTCTGGTAGTGATATCGCCAACGTTGTTCAATCTGCGTTGATGAGGCCTGTCCGAAAGATTCTACAAGCCACCCACTTCAAAGCT GTTATGAAAGATGGCAAGCGCATGTTGACGCCTTGCTCGCCCGGCGACCCAGAAAAGATTGAGATGACGTACGACGACGTTTCATCGGAGGAATTACTGGCTCCAGATGTGCAGCTTAAGGACTTTGAGATGGCCCTCGACGACTCGCATCCAACTGTATCCAAAGacgatattgcaaggcaaatcgAGTGGACCAACGAATTTGGTAGCGAAGGTGCATGA
- a CDS encoding hypothetical protein (BUSCO:24256at5125) encodes MFIARQHARSTLVRPFRCTTSSVKPQLQLRYLATKRLVIDQLAPGNELAQELKDTGVWTPTSMGKKSSLGDRHRVSIVSQDLCDDVANYIAPSLERHRGCDLVDINPGAGLWSKTLHELVQPRKHILMEPDIELYKPFLGDFLSKSNVEVVPKAGILWKELQEVLGSVVKQKIRDPAAEPERNDTLLVNINLCYCPPKKYQMFECVSTMVLYQLMSSIRTASLFQQYGLVRMLIWISDDGKRRLLPRSAIRRKRSAFEAELALEWLHEIAGHDTEVEDRYELRDEWINMESGYRTLDRMKKAGLTMPSGRETAVYKNLTENREYAGRPLAGVERPIHSRPFRQELADAEEAFEKSRRETPPDRLKALRFRQKYDLADSALYLELLQERDRLMELGFKSPSELAAAEKAFDLRLDNIKKNTRKEWAMVRDNYQLWKQKEPTLFWDRRPFEPLATRQDEFFPRMPGALLDLQPKAMNPYIRQHGPTARNGTISDTMLRYWWQHMLLPVPAAMDGLWPGFGDQAPGVASIYDPAQGGSPLTKHGALAARCVTEQHWADIIKAWLEWPFAPNYTTLVGRLMDEHDFATIPTEDDDIAKTTALGVDQL; translated from the exons ATGTTCATCGCTAGGCAACATGCGCGATCGACTCTCGTGCGGCCATTCCGGTGCACGACATCATCCGTTAAACCTCAGCTCCAACTCCGTTACCTCGCTACAAAACGACTCGTGATCGATCAGCTCGCACCAGGTAATGAATTAGCACAGGAGCTCAAGGACACGGGAGTTTGGACCCCTACTTCTATGGGAAAGAAGAGTTCACTTGGTGATAGACATCGTGTTAGTATCGTTAGCCAAGACCTTTGTG ACGATGTCGCCAATTATATCGCCCCTTCCCTCGAACGCCATCGCGGCTGCGATCTCGTCGATATAAACCCCGGCGCCGGTCTCTGGAGCAAGACTCTTCACGAACTCGTTCAGCCTCGAAAGCATATCCTCATGGAACCAGATATCGAACTCTACAAGCCCTTCCTCGGTGACTTCCTTAGCAAATCTAATGTCGAAGTCGTACCCAAGGCAGGTATCCTCTGGAAAGAGCTCCAAGAGGTGCTTGGGAGCGTCGTCAAACAAAAAATTCGCGATCCTGCCGCCGAACCAGAACGCAACGATACATTactcgtcaacatcaacctgtGCTACTGCCCACCCAAGAAGTACCAGATGTTCGAGTGTGTTAGTACAATGGTTCTCTACCAGCTCATGTCCAGCATCCGCACCGCCTCACTTTTCCAACAATACGGCCTTGTGCGCATGCTCATCTGGATCTCCGACGACGGCAAGCGCAGACTACTCCCACGAAGCGCAATTCGTCGCAAACGCAGCGCTTTTGAAGCCGAACTCGCCCTCGAATGGCTCCACGAAATCGCAGGCCATGACACCGAGGTCGAAGACCGTTATGAACTCCGCGACGAGTGGATCAACATGGAATCTGGATATCGCACGCTCGACCGCATGAAGAAAGCTGGCCTTACAATGCCCTCTGGCCGCGAAACAGCCGTATACAAGAACCTCACCGAGAACCGCGAGTACGCAGGCCGACCTCTCGCGGGCGTTGAGCGTCCAATCCATAGCCGACCTTTCCGCCAAGAGCTCGCAGATGCCGAGGAAGCCTTTGAAAAATCTAGGAGAGAGACGCCACCTGACCGTCTCAAAGCGCTGCGCTTCCGTCAAAAGTACGACCTCGCCGATTCAGCGCTTTACCTCGAACTTTTACAAGAGCGCGATCGCCTCATGGAGCTTGGCTTTAAATCCCCGTCTGAGCTCGCCGCCGCCGAAAAGGCTTTCGATCTGCGTCTTGACaacatcaagaagaacacACGGAAAGAATGGGCAATGGTTCGTGATAACTACCAGCTTTGGAAACAAAAAGAACCCACCCTATTTTGGGATCGACGCCCTTTCGAACCGCTCGCCACGCGCCAAGATGAATTCTTCCCCAGAATGCCCGGCGCTCTTCTCGACCTCCAACCCAAAGCCATGAACCCATACATTCGCCAGCATGGCCCTACTGCCCGCAACGGCACCATCTCAGATACCATGCTGCGCTACTGGTGGCAGCACATGCTTCTCCCCGTCCCCGCTGCGATGGACGGTCTATGGCCTGGTTTCGGTGATCAAGCACCTGGTGTGGCTTCTATCTACGACCCGGCGCAAGGAGGCTCGCCCCTAACGAAACACGGAGCGTTAGCCGCAAGATGCGTGACGGAACAGCACTGGGCGGATATCATCAAGGCTTGGCTCGAGTGGCCCTTTGCTCCCAACTACACAACCCTCGTAGGACGCTTAATGGACGAGCACGACTTCGCCACCATTCCCACGGAAGACGATGATATAGCCAAAACCACTGCACTGGGGGTAGACCAACTTTAA
- a CDS encoding hypothetical protein (BUSCO:9989at5125~CAZy:GT90): MLAPGFRTRRSSSFIRFGALATLLVFAFWSFSSRAPTPQLLPLHKSQQQPSDSSDSIHPPPKKAVQQPLANDKPVQGPHPIDKLIHDGGKRHKEQLAKESHTLEDAAQAYRKRRGRHPPPGFDKWWDFAKQHNAIVVEEFWDQVYHDIDPFWGVPQPVIRKEAYSFEMSIHIRNGKANSTSDWFWTLIWLDMIRSIEHMVPDLDMPLNAMDEPRLVVPWEDINDYMTKGAESRKLWSAKEVVSDFQKLPTAGRHDRNVRIPFKRWEKTSPYWPIASRGCPPDSPARQAPLKDSFNEPPKIDMSNAEPHSYAGFVSNFTQSSEICHQPDLQGLNGLLINPISVSSTKILFPMFGGSKLAINNEILLPPPIYWQAEERFTGGEDNIQWHDKGSTVVWRGVATGGKNKPENWRGFHRHRFVSMLNSTKLTAAEKGTAKPENFVLPSEQYRLQAQAQGRLGDWVGEWSDAGFVDLMCSPSEDEGRCWYTDHYFAKVDGMDMHEQFAYKYVPDIDGNSFSGRYLGFLNSTSLPIKATLFREWHDSRLVPWVHFVPMDNRFQDFYGIMEYFRGYADTAGHDKAAEKIANAGKEWANKVLRKEDMQIYVLRLLLEYGRVIADDRDKMGWVDDALKDPSIEKTWESFNL; encoded by the exons ATGCTTGCGCCTGGGTTCAGGACACGGCGCAGCTCCTCCTTCATCCGATTCGGCGCCCTTGCTACTctccttgtctttgctttctGGAGTTTTAGCAGTCGCGCTCCCACGCcgcaacttcttcctctccacAAGTCCCAACAACAGCCTTCCGATAGCTCGGACTCGATCCATCCTCCTCCTAAAAAGGCAGTGCAACAACCT TTAGCAAACGACAAACCTGTGCAGGGCCCTCACCCAATTGACAAGCTCATACATGATGGTGGAAAGCGACACAAGGAGCAGCTCGCTAAGGAGTCGCATACACTAGAAGATGCTGCGCAAGCTTATCGCAAGCGTCGTGGACGTCATCCGCCTCCAGGTTTCGATAAATGGTGGGATTTTGCCAAGCAGCACAACGCCATTGTCGTTGAAGAATTCTGGGATCAGGTTTACCATGACATCGACCCCTTTTGGGGTGTTCCTCAGCCTGTGATTCGCAAGGAGGCGTACAGCTTTGAGATGTCAATTCACATTCGAAACGGCAAGGCCAATTCAACGAGCGATTGGTTCTGGACGCTGATTTGGCTCGACATGATTCGTTCGATTGAACACATGGTTCCGGACTTGGATATGCCACTGAACGCCATGGACGAGCCTCGTCTTGTCGTACCTTGGGAGGATATCAATGACTATATGACGAAGGGAGCGGAATCACGCAAACTTTGGTCAGCCAAGGAAGTAGTCTCGGATTTTCAGAAGCTACCCACAGCTGGACGACATGACAGGAACGTCAGAATTCCGTTCAAACGATGGGAGAAGACTA GTCCTTATTGGCCCATTGCCAGTCGAGGATGCCCACCCGATAGTCCAGCCCGCCAGGCCCCTTTGAAGGATTCCTTTAACGAACCCCCGAAAATCGATATGTCCAACGCCGAACCACACTCCTACGCTGGCTTTGTGTCCAACTTTACCCAATCGAGCGAGATCTGTCACCAGCCCGATCTTCAAGGTCTTAATGGACTCTTGATCAACCCTATTTCCGTGTCGTCCACCAAGATCCTGTTTCCCATGTTTGGCGGTTCCAAGCTTGCAATTAACAACGAGATTCTCCTCCCTCCTCCGATCTACTGGCAGGCGGAAGAACGATTCACAGGTGGTGAGGACAACATTCAATGGCATGACAAGGGCAGCACTGTGGTGTGGAGAGGTGTTGCGACTGGAGGAAAGAACAAGCCAGAGAACTGGCGCGGGTTCCATCGTCATCGTTTCGTCTCGATGCTCAATTCTACAAAGCTTACAGCAGCGGAAAAGGGCACTGCGAAGCCCGAGAACTTTGTCCTCCCATCAGAGCAGTACCGTCTCCAAGCGCAAGCTCAAGGACGACTTGGCGACTGGGTAGGCGAATGGTCCGACGCCGGCTTCGTTGATCTTATGTGCTCGCCCAGCGAAGACGAGGGCAGATGCTGGTATACAGACCACTATTTCGCAAAGGTCGATGGAATGGACATGCACGAGCAGTTCGCCTACAAGTACGTCCCCGATATCGACGGGAATTCCTTCTCAGGCCGCTATCTCGGCTTCCTCAACTCGACCTCCCTTCCCATAAAGGCTACACTTTTCCGCGAGTGGCACGACAGCAGACTTGTACCTTGGGTGCACTTCGTCCCTATGGACAACCGCTTCCAGGACTTTTATGGTATCATGGAATATTTCCGTGGCTACGCTGACACTGCCGGCCACGACAAGGCTGCCGAAAAGATTGCGAATGCGGGCAAGGAGTGGGCGAACAAGGTGTTGAGAAAAGAGGATATGCAGATTTACGTCCTGAGACTACTTCTCGAGTACGGACGTGTCATTGCAGATGACAGAGATAAAATGGGATGGGTAGACGACGCTCTAAAGGATCCTTCCATCGAAAAGACATGGGAGAGCTTCAACTTGTGA